One genomic window of Osmia bicornis bicornis chromosome 5, iOsmBic2.1, whole genome shotgun sequence includes the following:
- the LOC123987834 gene encoding uncharacterized protein LOC123987834 has product MADRKETVNEPAPEASINSATLRRLPPFWKENPAAWFITVEMTFDLARITSDDTKYRYVVTNLDHTVLPFVMDVLASPPARGKYEEIKKRIIETFDESHETKLRKLLRGSEVVDEKPSHCLQRLRNLAGGQVGENVLRTLFLEQLPESMRTVLAISDTADLQRLALLGDKIAEISVPRVAAIEASTPVIPPPSTRIEALEAKVEKLVSMVETLTTRQSRQPYRSQPRWRPRGSPGRGRSGSRSTSREGNNYCFYHRRFAERAHRCVIPCGWPGPPPTGASANPATQGN; this is encoded by the coding sequence ATGGCGGACCGAAAGGAAACGGTAAATGAGCCCGCTCCTGAGGCATCCATCAATTCAGCTACCTTACGACGGCTACCGCCCTTTTGGAAGGAGAATCCGGCTGCATGGTTCATCACAGTGGAGATGACCTTTGATCTGGCGCGAATAACCAGCGACGATACGAAGTACCGTTACGTGGTGACGAATTTGGACCACACCGTACTGCCCTTCGTCATGGACGTATTGGCCTCTCCACCGGCGCGTGGTAAATACGAGGAGATAAAGAAACGGATCATCGAAACATTTGATGAGTCCCACGAAACCAAATTGAGGAAGCTGCTGCGCGGAAGTGAAGTGGTGGACGAGAAACCCTCGCATTGTTTGCAGAGACTTAGAAATCTGGCTGGTGGGCAAGTCGGAGAAAACGTTCTGCGTACGCTCTTTTTGGAGCAATTACCGGAGAGCATGAGAACGGTTCTCGCTATTAGCGATACGGCGGATCTGCAACGGCTAGCGCTCCTAGGTGATAAGATTGCAGAGATATCTGTGCCGAGGGTGGCGGCCATTGAAGCATCAACCCCTGTGATTCCACCACCGTCCACCAGGATAGAGGCGCTGGAGGCTAAGGTGGAGAAGCTAGTCTCGATGGTGGAGACGCTCACTACGCGACAGTCCCGCCAACCTTATAGGTCCCAGCCAAGATGGCGGCCACGCGGTAGCCCTGGAAGGGGGCGATCTGGAAGTCGGTCAACTTCACGCGAAGGGAACAACTACTGTTTCTACCACCGGAGGTTCGCTGAGAGGGCCCATCGATGCGTCATTCCTTGTGGATGGCCAGGTCCGCCGCCTACTGGAGCTTCGGCTAACCCTGCCACGCAGGGAAACTGA